One stretch of Mycolicibacterium fallax DNA includes these proteins:
- a CDS encoding SDR family oxidoreductase translates to MGLLDGRVVIVTGAGGGIGRAHALAFAAEGARVVVNDIGVGLDGSPAGGGSAAQTVVDEIVAAGGEAVANGSNVADWEQAAALIQTAVDTFGGLDVLVNNAGIVRDRMFANTSEEEFDAVVAVHLKGHFATMRHAAAYWRAKSKAGETVDARIINTSSGAGLQGSIGQANYSAAKAGIAALTLIGAAEMGRYGVTVNAIAPSARTRMTETVFADMMATQGQAFDAMAPENVSPLVVWLGSAASREVTGQVFEVEGGKIRVAEGWAHGPQIDKGDRWDPAELGPVVADLLAQARPAVPVYGA, encoded by the coding sequence ATGGGATTGCTTGACGGCCGGGTTGTCATCGTCACCGGGGCAGGCGGCGGCATCGGCCGCGCCCACGCGCTGGCCTTTGCGGCCGAGGGCGCACGGGTCGTGGTCAACGACATCGGGGTGGGCCTGGACGGCTCGCCGGCCGGCGGCGGCAGCGCCGCCCAGACCGTGGTCGACGAGATCGTCGCGGCCGGGGGAGAGGCCGTCGCCAACGGCTCGAACGTCGCCGACTGGGAGCAGGCCGCCGCGCTGATCCAGACCGCGGTCGACACCTTCGGCGGGCTCGACGTGCTGGTCAACAACGCCGGCATCGTGCGCGACCGGATGTTCGCCAACACCAGCGAGGAAGAGTTCGACGCGGTGGTCGCGGTGCACCTCAAGGGGCACTTCGCCACCATGCGGCACGCCGCGGCGTACTGGCGGGCCAAGTCCAAGGCCGGCGAGACCGTCGACGCCCGGATCATCAACACCAGCTCCGGTGCCGGCCTGCAGGGCAGCATCGGGCAGGCCAACTACAGTGCCGCCAAGGCGGGTATCGCCGCGCTCACCCTGATCGGCGCCGCCGAGATGGGCCGCTACGGGGTGACCGTCAACGCGATCGCGCCGTCGGCGCGGACCCGGATGACCGAGACGGTGTTCGCCGACATGATGGCCACCCAGGGCCAGGCGTTCGACGCGATGGCGCCGGAGAACGTCTCCCCGCTCGTGGTGTGGCTGGGCAGCGCGGCATCCCGCGAGGTGACCGGGCAGGTCTTCGAGGTCGAGGGCGGCAAGATCCGGGTCGCCGAGGGCTGGGCGCACGGCCCGCAGATCGACAAGGGCGACCGCTGGGATCCGGCCGAGCTGGGGCCGGTGGTTGCCGACCTGCTGGCGCAGGCGCGTCCCGCGGTGCCGGTCTACGGCGCCTGA
- a CDS encoding acyl-CoA dehydrogenase family protein → MDFSPDPQQQAVADVVTSVLDRDNSWAALVDGGVAALGVPERLGGDGVGLPEIATALTEIGRHGTTGPALGTLGLGLLPLLALATDEQQDRYLAGVAGGALLSAALNEPGTALPEQPGVTLADGRLNGTKIGVPHADGAQWLLVTADSGVAVVSPRGEGVALTRTPTANGSEEFVVTLTDAPADGVLDGATAADVNRLALAAYGSFAAGLTAGALRLTADYVATREQFGRPLSTFQTVAAQLSEVYITARTIALLATSAAWRLAEDLDADEDLTILGYWVTSQAPVAMRTCHHLHGGMGMDITYPMDRYYSSIKDLARCLGGQAQRLELVGA, encoded by the coding sequence GTGGATTTCAGTCCCGACCCGCAGCAGCAGGCCGTCGCCGACGTCGTCACCTCGGTGCTCGACCGTGACAACTCCTGGGCCGCCCTGGTCGACGGCGGCGTGGCCGCCCTCGGTGTGCCGGAGCGGCTCGGCGGCGACGGCGTCGGGCTGCCAGAGATCGCGACCGCGCTGACCGAGATCGGTCGGCACGGCACCACCGGCCCGGCACTGGGCACCCTCGGGCTGGGGCTGCTGCCGCTGCTGGCGCTGGCCACCGACGAGCAGCAGGACCGCTACCTGGCCGGGGTGGCCGGCGGCGCGCTGCTGTCCGCCGCGCTCAACGAGCCGGGCACCGCGCTGCCGGAGCAGCCCGGGGTCACCCTGGCCGACGGCCGGCTCAACGGCACCAAGATCGGCGTGCCCCACGCCGACGGCGCGCAGTGGCTGCTGGTCACCGCCGACTCCGGCGTCGCGGTGGTGTCCCCGCGCGGCGAGGGCGTCGCGCTGACCCGGACGCCGACCGCCAACGGCTCCGAGGAGTTCGTCGTCACCCTCACCGACGCACCGGCCGACGGGGTGCTCGACGGCGCCACCGCCGCGGATGTCAATCGGCTGGCGCTGGCGGCCTACGGCTCGTTCGCCGCGGGCCTGACCGCCGGGGCGCTGCGGCTGACCGCCGACTACGTCGCCACCCGCGAGCAGTTCGGCCGGCCGCTGTCGACGTTCCAGACCGTCGCCGCGCAGCTGTCCGAGGTGTACATCACCGCCCGCACCATCGCGCTGCTGGCCACCTCGGCGGCCTGGCGGCTCGCCGAGGACCTCGACGCCGACGAGGACCTGACGATCCTCGGATACTGGGTGACCTCGCAGGCGCCGGTCGCCATGCGCACCTGCCACCATCTGCACGGCGGCATGGGCATGGACATCACCTACCCGATGGACCGGTACTACTCGTCGATCAAGGACCTGGCCCGCTGCCTGGGCGGTCAGGCGCAACGACTCGAGCTGGTGGGAGCGTAA
- a CDS encoding cytochrome P450, with translation MAHLSFPNTFDPLDADLNLQGLPVEQLAELRRSEPIHWVDVPEGTGGFGDKGYWLVTRHADVKEVSRRSDVFSSAMNGAIPVWPQTMTREAVDVQRAVLLNMDAPHHTRLRKIISRGFTPRAVGRLREELNARAQHIAKTAAAMEVGDFVEQVACELPLQAIAELIGVPQEDRDKLFRWSNEMTAGEDPEFADIDPAMSSFEVITYAMKMAEERRKNPTDDIVTQLIEADIDGESLTDDEFGFFVIMLAVAGNETSRNSTTHGMIAFAQHPEQWELYKRERPETAVDEIVRWATPVSAFQRTANCDTELAGVQIKEGQRVVMSYRSANFDETVFEDPHTFNILRDPNPHVGFGGTGAHYCIGANLARMTINLIFEAIADHMPDITPIGEPERLMSGWLNGIKHWQVDYTGQAGK, from the coding sequence ATGGCGCACCTCAGTTTCCCCAACACCTTCGATCCGCTGGACGCCGACCTGAACCTGCAGGGGTTGCCGGTTGAGCAGCTCGCCGAGCTGCGCAGGTCCGAGCCTATCCACTGGGTCGACGTTCCGGAGGGAACCGGCGGGTTCGGTGACAAGGGCTACTGGCTGGTGACCCGGCACGCCGACGTCAAGGAGGTGTCGCGCCGCAGCGACGTGTTCTCCTCGGCGATGAACGGTGCCATCCCGGTCTGGCCGCAGACCATGACCCGCGAGGCCGTCGACGTGCAGCGCGCGGTGCTGCTCAACATGGACGCGCCGCACCACACCCGGCTGCGCAAGATCATCTCCCGCGGCTTCACCCCGCGCGCCGTCGGCCGGCTGCGCGAGGAGCTCAACGCCCGCGCCCAGCACATCGCCAAGACCGCGGCCGCGATGGAGGTCGGCGACTTCGTCGAGCAGGTCGCCTGTGAGCTGCCGCTGCAGGCCATCGCCGAGCTGATCGGCGTGCCCCAGGAGGACCGCGACAAGCTGTTCCGCTGGTCCAACGAGATGACCGCCGGCGAGGACCCCGAGTTCGCCGACATCGATCCGGCGATGTCCTCCTTCGAGGTGATCACCTACGCCATGAAGATGGCCGAGGAGCGTCGCAAGAACCCGACCGACGACATCGTCACCCAGCTGATCGAGGCCGACATCGACGGCGAGAGCCTGACCGACGACGAGTTCGGCTTCTTCGTCATCATGCTCGCGGTCGCCGGCAACGAGACCAGCCGCAACTCGACCACCCACGGCATGATCGCGTTCGCCCAGCACCCCGAGCAGTGGGAGCTCTACAAGCGCGAGCGCCCGGAGACCGCGGTCGACGAGATCGTCCGCTGGGCCACCCCGGTCTCGGCGTTCCAGCGCACCGCCAACTGCGACACCGAGCTGGCCGGCGTGCAGATCAAGGAGGGCCAGCGAGTGGTGATGTCCTACCGCTCGGCCAACTTCGACGAGACGGTCTTCGAGGACCCGCACACCTTCAACATCCTGCGCGACCCCAACCCGCACGTCGGGTTCGGCGGCACCGGTGCGCACTACTGCATCGGCGCCAACCTGGCCCGGATGACCATCAACCTGATCTTCGAGGCGATCGCCGACCACATGCCCGACATCACCCCGATCGGGGAGCCGGAGCGGCTGATGTCCGGCTGGCTCAACGGCATCAAGCACTGGCAGGTCGACTACACCGGTCAGGCCGGTAAGTAA
- a CDS encoding nitroreductase family deazaflavin-dependent oxidoreductase: MANTPRPLNAKQVQRLNAPSTGTAIKWMSRAQTWLFKKSGGRFGDKFLRGAAVGILTTTGRKSGEPRDSPLLYLQEGGRIVLVASQGGRATNPMWYLNLKADPAISFQTKTQTLALVARDATDAERDEYWPKLDAMYPDFVNYRSYTDRKIPIVICDPA, encoded by the coding sequence ATGGCCAACACCCCCCGCCCGTTGAACGCCAAGCAGGTGCAGCGGCTCAACGCGCCGTCCACCGGCACCGCGATCAAATGGATGTCGCGCGCCCAGACCTGGCTGTTCAAGAAGTCCGGGGGCCGGTTCGGCGACAAGTTCCTGCGCGGCGCGGCGGTCGGGATTCTCACCACCACCGGCCGCAAGTCCGGTGAGCCGCGGGACAGCCCGCTGCTGTACCTGCAGGAGGGCGGGCGCATCGTGCTGGTCGCCTCGCAGGGCGGCCGGGCGACGAACCCGATGTGGTACCTCAACCTGAAGGCCGACCCGGCCATCTCGTTCCAGACCAAGACGCAGACCCTGGCGCTGGTGGCCCGCGACGCCACCGACGCCGAGCGCGACGAGTACTGGCCCAAGCTGGACGCGATGTACCCGGACTTCGTGAACTACCGCTCCTACACCGATCGCAAGATCCCGATCGTCATCTGCGATCCGGCCTAG
- the ipdA gene encoding cholesterol ring-cleaving hydrolase subunit IpdA, which produces MTDKTTTLDAAVAQIESGMTIGLGGWGSRRKPMAFVRALLRTDVTDLTVVTYGGPDLGLLCSAGKVRRAYYGFVSLDSPPFYDPWFAKARTSGAIEAREMDEGMLRCGLQAAGQRLPFLPIRAGLGSDVRAFWGDELRTVTSPYPTDGKHEELIAMPALNLDAAFVHLNLGDARGNAAYTGIDPYFDDLYLMAADRRFLSVEKVVPTAELVDSVVPQQLLINRMMVDAVVEAPGGAHFTTNEPDYRRDEKFQRHYAEAAGDPETWAQFTQTYLSGSEDDYQAAVRRFAAAKETDK; this is translated from the coding sequence ATGACCGACAAGACAACGACTCTGGACGCCGCCGTCGCGCAGATCGAAAGCGGCATGACCATCGGCCTCGGCGGCTGGGGCTCGCGCCGCAAGCCGATGGCGTTCGTGCGCGCGCTGCTGCGCACCGACGTCACCGATCTGACCGTGGTGACCTACGGCGGACCGGATCTCGGCCTGCTGTGCTCGGCCGGCAAGGTCCGCCGGGCCTACTACGGCTTCGTCTCGCTGGACTCCCCGCCGTTCTACGACCCGTGGTTCGCCAAGGCCCGCACCAGCGGCGCGATCGAGGCCCGCGAGATGGACGAGGGCATGCTGCGCTGCGGCCTGCAGGCGGCCGGCCAGCGGCTGCCGTTCCTGCCGATCCGGGCCGGACTCGGCAGTGACGTGCGGGCGTTCTGGGGCGACGAGCTGCGGACCGTCACCAGCCCGTACCCCACCGACGGCAAGCACGAGGAACTCATCGCGATGCCCGCGCTGAACCTCGACGCCGCCTTCGTGCACCTGAACCTCGGCGACGCCCGCGGCAACGCCGCCTACACCGGCATCGACCCGTACTTCGACGACCTGTACCTGATGGCCGCCGACCGCCGCTTCCTGTCGGTGGAGAAGGTCGTCCCGACCGCCGAGCTGGTGGATTCGGTTGTGCCGCAGCAGCTGCTGATCAACCGGATGATGGTCGACGCCGTCGTCGAGGCCCCCGGCGGCGCGCACTTCACCACCAACGAGCCCGACTACCGCCGCGACGAGAAGTTCCAGCGGCACTACGCCGAGGCCGCCGGCGACCCGGAGACCTGGGCGCAGTTCACCCAGACGTACCTGTCCGGCAGCGAGGACGACTACCAGGCCGCGGTCCGCCGGTTCGCCGCCGCGAAGGAGACCGACAAATGA
- a CDS encoding SDR family oxidoreductase, which yields MTDQTDPAINLGLRDRVVLVTGGVRGVGAGISAVFADQGATVLTCARRPVEGSPYEFLACDVRDDDAVREMLDDVVARHGRIDVVINNAGGSPYAAAAEASANFSRKIIELNLIGPLQVAQHANRHMQTQSRGGSIINICSVSGRRPTPGTAAYGAAKAGLENLTSTLAVEWAPRVRVNNIVVGMVETEQSELFYGDADSLAQVAATVPLGRLARPADIGWAAAYLASDLAGYVSGASIEVHGGGEPPAYLDASSANK from the coding sequence GTGACCGACCAGACTGATCCCGCGATCAACCTCGGCCTGCGCGACCGGGTGGTGTTGGTGACCGGCGGGGTGCGCGGCGTCGGCGCCGGCATCAGCGCGGTGTTCGCCGACCAGGGTGCGACGGTGCTGACCTGCGCGCGCCGCCCCGTCGAGGGCTCGCCGTATGAATTCCTGGCCTGCGACGTCCGCGACGACGACGCGGTCCGCGAGATGCTCGACGACGTGGTGGCCCGACACGGCCGGATCGACGTCGTGATCAACAATGCCGGCGGTTCCCCGTACGCGGCCGCCGCCGAGGCGTCGGCCAACTTCAGCCGCAAGATCATCGAGCTCAACCTGATCGGGCCGCTGCAGGTCGCCCAGCACGCCAACCGGCACATGCAGACCCAGTCGCGCGGCGGCTCGATCATCAACATCTGCAGCGTCAGCGGCCGGCGGCCCACCCCGGGCACCGCCGCCTACGGCGCGGCCAAGGCCGGCCTGGAGAATCTGACCTCGACGCTGGCGGTGGAATGGGCGCCGCGGGTGCGGGTCAACAACATCGTCGTCGGCATGGTGGAGACCGAACAGTCCGAACTGTTCTACGGCGACGCCGACTCGCTGGCCCAGGTGGCGGCCACGGTGCCGCTGGGCCGGTTGGCCCGGCCCGCCGACATCGGTTGGGCCGCCGCCTATCTGGCCTCGGACCTGGCCGGCTACGTCAGCGGCGCCAGCATCGAGGTGCACGGCGGCGGCGAGCCGCCGGCGTACCTGGACGCCTCCAGCGCGAATAAGTAA
- a CDS encoding steroid 3-ketoacyl-CoA thiolase, producing the protein MSNPVIVEATRSPIGKRNGWLSGLHATELLGAVQRAVVEKAGIDAGDVEQVIGGCVTQYGEQANNVTRQSWLVAGLPEHVGATSIDCQCGSAQQANHLIAGLIATGAIDIGIACGIEAMSRVGLGANGGGARAASWDIDLPNQFEAAERIARRRGITRADVDALGLASQLRAKQAWAEGRFDREISPIQAPVIDENKQPTAELTMVGRDQGLRDTTAEGLAALKPVIEGGIHTAGNSSQISDGAAAVLWMDEDKAKALGLKPRARIVSQANVGAETYYHLDGPVQSTARVLEKAGMSMSDIDLVEINEAFASVVLSWAQVHGADMDRVNVNGGAIALGHPVGSTGARLITTALHELERTDKSTALITMCAGGALSTGTIIERL; encoded by the coding sequence ATGAGTAATCCTGTCATCGTCGAAGCCACCCGCAGTCCGATCGGAAAACGGAACGGCTGGCTGTCCGGCCTGCATGCCACCGAGTTGCTCGGCGCCGTCCAGCGGGCCGTGGTGGAGAAGGCCGGCATCGACGCCGGCGACGTGGAACAGGTTATCGGCGGCTGCGTCACCCAGTACGGGGAACAGGCGAACAACGTCACCCGGCAGTCCTGGCTGGTCGCCGGGCTGCCCGAGCACGTCGGCGCCACCAGCATCGACTGCCAGTGCGGCAGCGCCCAGCAGGCCAACCACCTGATCGCCGGGCTGATCGCCACCGGCGCCATCGACATCGGCATCGCCTGCGGCATCGAGGCGATGAGCCGGGTCGGTCTGGGCGCCAACGGCGGCGGCGCGCGGGCGGCGTCCTGGGACATCGACCTGCCCAACCAGTTCGAGGCCGCCGAGCGGATCGCCCGCCGGCGCGGCATCACCCGCGCCGACGTGGACGCGCTCGGGCTGGCCTCCCAGCTGCGGGCCAAGCAGGCCTGGGCCGAGGGCCGCTTCGATCGGGAGATCTCCCCGATCCAGGCCCCGGTGATCGACGAGAACAAGCAGCCCACCGCCGAGCTGACCATGGTCGGCCGCGACCAGGGCCTGCGGGACACCACCGCCGAGGGGCTGGCCGCGCTCAAGCCCGTCATCGAGGGCGGCATCCACACCGCCGGCAACTCCTCGCAGATCTCCGACGGCGCGGCCGCGGTGCTGTGGATGGACGAGGACAAGGCCAAGGCCCTGGGGCTCAAGCCGCGGGCCCGCATCGTCAGCCAGGCCAACGTCGGCGCCGAGACCTACTACCACCTGGACGGGCCGGTGCAGTCCACCGCGCGGGTGCTGGAGAAGGCCGGCATGTCGATGAGCGACATCGACCTGGTCGAGATCAACGAGGCGTTCGCCTCGGTGGTGCTGTCCTGGGCGCAGGTGCACGGCGCCGACATGGACCGCGTCAACGTCAACGGTGGCGCGATCGCGCTGGGGCACCCGGTCGGTTCCACCGGTGCCCGGCTGATCACCACCGCGCTGCACGAGCTGGAGCGCACCGACAAGTCCACCGCGCTGATCACCATGTGCGCCGGCGGGGCGCTGTCCACCGGAACGATCATCGAGCGCCTCTGA
- the echA20 gene encoding (7aS)-7a-methyl-1,5-dioxo-2,3,5,6,7,7a-hexahydro-1H-indene-carboxyl-CoA hydrolase, which translates to MPITSKTVEPGIVSVTVDYPPVNAIPSAGWFELADTITAAGRDPSTHAVILRAEGRGFNAGVDIKEMQRTEGFDALIAANRGCYEAFRAVYECAVPVIAAVNGFCVGGGIGLIGNADVIVASDDATFGLPEVERGALGAATHLSRLVPQHMMRRLFFTAATVDAATLAQFGSVHEVVPRAELDESALRVARDIAAKDTRVIRAAKEALNLIDVQRVNASYRMEQGFTFELNLAGVSDEHRDAFAGTEKGNK; encoded by the coding sequence ATGCCGATCACATCCAAAACCGTCGAACCGGGCATCGTCTCGGTCACCGTCGACTACCCACCGGTCAACGCCATCCCCTCGGCGGGCTGGTTCGAACTGGCCGACACCATCACCGCGGCCGGCCGCGACCCCAGCACCCACGCGGTGATCCTGCGGGCCGAGGGCCGCGGCTTCAACGCCGGCGTCGACATCAAGGAGATGCAGCGCACCGAGGGCTTTGACGCGCTGATCGCCGCCAACCGCGGCTGCTACGAGGCCTTCCGCGCGGTCTACGAGTGCGCGGTGCCGGTGATCGCCGCGGTCAACGGATTCTGCGTCGGCGGCGGCATCGGCCTGATCGGCAACGCCGACGTCATCGTCGCCTCCGACGATGCCACCTTCGGGCTGCCCGAGGTCGAGCGCGGCGCGCTCGGCGCGGCCACCCACCTGTCCCGGCTGGTCCCGCAGCACATGATGCGGCGACTGTTCTTCACCGCCGCCACCGTCGACGCGGCCACCCTGGCCCAGTTCGGCTCGGTGCACGAGGTGGTGCCGCGCGCCGAGCTCGACGAGTCCGCGCTGCGGGTGGCCCGCGACATCGCCGCCAAGGACACCCGGGTGATCCGGGCGGCCAAGGAGGCGCTGAACCTCATCGACGTGCAGCGGGTCAACGCCAGCTACCGGATGGAGCAGGGCTTCACCTTCGAGCTCAACCTCGCCGGCGTCTCCGACGAACACCGCGACGCCTTCGCCGGCACCGAAAAGGGAAACAAATGA
- a CDS encoding histidine phosphatase family protein produces MATALTAFCLLVITAIPSLALTVTFVRHGESVANAADHIDTSIPGPELTELGEDQAAGVPAKLQGYGYDLTKYDGIYASTMIRTQQTAKPLSKWYEENNETPRPVTILGGEYTNPGRAGERIGVQEIGAGIFEGAPENSGLGRLGYIAVPLGWTLGARFLRIPGGENGNEFNERMTNALDQVDEESDNAVVFSHGATIMMWTLMNVNNPDLMLLLNNRLDNTDVVVVEKDAAGEWELKRWGDKEVGPANYPTKMFVNTRDLAVAPQTALYNMRQPVLALDAGAIVSTAGEGVRDVGEAGVKFVKDSVTDTVDAVRGLLPGGQSTALADSTADRPAATRTAKGLVDELKSSASDLGATLTTRTAGADDTDAPRPRLRVVADNARSDVRDAVKQTGERVKQTVDKATADVKKVVKQARDTVRKAADAA; encoded by the coding sequence GTGGCGACGGCACTGACCGCCTTCTGTCTGCTGGTCATCACCGCGATCCCTTCGCTGGCGCTGACCGTCACGTTCGTTCGGCACGGCGAATCGGTGGCGAACGCGGCCGACCACATCGACACCTCGATCCCGGGGCCGGAGCTGACTGAGCTGGGCGAAGATCAGGCCGCCGGTGTGCCGGCGAAGTTGCAGGGGTACGGCTACGACCTGACCAAGTACGACGGCATCTACGCCTCCACCATGATCCGGACCCAGCAGACCGCGAAGCCACTCTCCAAGTGGTACGAGGAAAATAACGAGACGCCCCGGCCCGTCACCATCCTGGGCGGGGAGTACACCAACCCGGGCCGCGCCGGGGAGCGGATCGGCGTCCAGGAGATCGGCGCGGGCATCTTCGAGGGGGCCCCGGAGAACAGCGGGCTCGGTCGGCTCGGCTACATCGCGGTGCCGCTGGGCTGGACCCTGGGCGCCCGGTTCCTGCGCATCCCCGGTGGCGAGAACGGCAACGAGTTCAACGAGCGGATGACCAACGCGCTTGACCAGGTCGACGAGGAGAGCGACAACGCCGTGGTGTTCTCGCACGGCGCGACGATCATGATGTGGACGTTGATGAACGTCAACAACCCGGATCTGATGCTGCTGCTGAACAACCGGCTGGACAACACCGACGTCGTCGTCGTGGAGAAGGACGCCGCCGGCGAGTGGGAGCTCAAGCGCTGGGGCGATAAGGAGGTCGGCCCGGCCAACTACCCGACCAAGATGTTCGTCAACACCCGTGACCTGGCCGTCGCGCCGCAGACCGCGCTGTACAACATGCGCCAGCCGGTGCTGGCCCTGGACGCCGGGGCGATCGTCAGCACCGCCGGCGAGGGTGTCCGTGACGTCGGCGAGGCCGGGGTCAAGTTCGTGAAGGATTCGGTCACCGACACCGTCGACGCGGTGCGGGGCCTGCTGCCCGGCGGGCAGTCCACGGCCCTGGCCGACAGCACCGCGGACCGCCCCGCCGCCACCCGGACCGCCAAGGGTCTGGTCGACGAGCTGAAGAGCTCGGCCTCGGACCTCGGCGCAACGCTGACCACCCGGACGGCCGGCGCCGACGACACCGACGCACCGCGGCCGCGGCTGCGCGTGGTCGCCGACAACGCCCGCTCGGATGTCCGGGACGCGGTCAAGCAGACCGGCGAGCGGGTCAAGCAGACCGTGGACAAGGCAACCGCCGACGTGAAGAAGGTCGTCAAGCAGGCGCGGGACACCGTCCGCAAGGCGGCCGACGCCGCCTAG
- a CDS encoding HNH endonuclease signature motif containing protein produces the protein MFERLDREALTSADAADLVATISASALADAAAAAARYAAIGELLARNEAEADAHAAYDGWTATTAEVGAAMGISARRAGSLLHAAKALRTRLPKIAALLATGAVSERIVAVVTWRTRLVMDPQAAAEIDTELAAAVEQAARYGGVGTLSNDSLDMLVDAAICKHDPDAVRRIHQAARARDISFGKPDDETGLRSVYGAVLATDAPIIDAVLSSLASSVCPEDPRSIGERRSDAFALLHTGITALPCRCNRPECPQNTTGATDGNGVVDRTRAGSVVIEVLADQAAIEQAIAEAAGKPSIGRPWLESRKRTVWVYPPGTDWSGGMTPEEIAEITDTARRDAGPGWQTRRPVDPAGQLGLWEHRPVSMPAALSDSAIDAELAALLTADAAEPRPCARHRGLPPDQPPDQPPPGQPPPPPPRNPPPPPPPPPPPPPPPPPPPPVVVPECDRGVAVQIGGGIVPIPLLAELVRTGAKIRALRRPDRTPEKHYRPSRRLALWDQARDLTCRFPGCGKPADRCDIDHVRPYPRGPTHPGNNACYCRTHHLGKTFGGWSSELAADGTLTWTSPHGAGYTTVPLSALLFPGWNTETPLPPAKKAPGKKDGAAGKEDGAPPEHRGLAMPKRPRTREQDQLRGIEAERAANHIENAAYDAEMAKVLGPLTPKPRPEPEPEPEPDDDDGEPPPF, from the coding sequence ATGTTCGAAAGATTGGATCGCGAGGCGCTGACCAGTGCAGATGCCGCGGATCTGGTCGCCACGATCTCCGCCTCGGCGCTCGCCGATGCGGCCGCGGCGGCTGCCCGGTACGCCGCGATCGGCGAACTGCTGGCCCGCAATGAGGCCGAGGCCGACGCGCACGCCGCCTACGACGGCTGGACGGCGACCACCGCCGAGGTCGGCGCCGCGATGGGCATCAGCGCCCGCCGCGCCGGATCCCTGCTGCACGCCGCCAAGGCGCTGCGGACTCGGCTGCCCAAGATCGCCGCGCTGCTGGCGACCGGGGCGGTCTCCGAGCGGATCGTCGCGGTCGTCACCTGGCGCACCCGGCTGGTGATGGACCCGCAGGCCGCGGCCGAAATCGACACCGAGTTGGCCGCCGCGGTCGAGCAGGCCGCCCGCTACGGCGGGGTGGGCACGCTGTCCAACGACAGCCTGGACATGCTCGTCGACGCGGCGATCTGCAAGCACGATCCCGATGCGGTGCGCCGGATCCATCAGGCCGCCCGCGCCCGCGACATCTCCTTCGGCAAGCCCGACGACGAGACCGGGCTGCGCAGCGTGTACGGGGCGGTGCTGGCCACCGATGCCCCGATCATCGACGCGGTGCTGAGCTCGTTGGCCTCCTCGGTGTGCCCGGAGGATCCGCGCAGCATCGGGGAGCGGCGTTCGGATGCCTTCGCGCTGCTGCACACCGGCATCACCGCGCTGCCGTGTCGGTGCAATCGGCCCGAATGCCCGCAGAACACCACCGGGGCCACCGACGGCAACGGGGTGGTGGACCGGACCCGGGCGGGCTCGGTGGTCATCGAGGTGCTCGCCGATCAGGCCGCGATTGAGCAGGCCATCGCCGAGGCTGCCGGCAAACCGAGCATCGGCAGGCCGTGGCTGGAGTCCCGGAAGCGCACCGTCTGGGTTTACCCGCCCGGCACCGACTGGTCCGGCGGGATGACCCCGGAGGAGATCGCCGAGATCACCGACACCGCGCGACGCGACGCCGGGCCGGGCTGGCAGACCCGCCGGCCCGTCGACCCGGCCGGGCAGCTTGGCCTCTGGGAACACCGCCCGGTGAGCATGCCGGCCGCCCTGAGCGATTCGGCGATCGACGCCGAGCTGGCCGCGCTGCTGACCGCCGACGCCGCGGAGCCGCGGCCCTGCGCGCGTCATCGCGGGCTCCCGCCGGATCAGCCGCCGGATCAGCCCCCGCCGGGTCAGCCCCCGCCTCCGCCGCCGCGGAATCCGCCCCCACCCCCGCCACCCCCGCCACCGCCCCCGCCACCCCCGCCACCGCCCCCGCCGGTCGTGGTGCCGGAGTGCGATCGCGGCGTCGCGGTGCAGATCGGTGGTGGGATCGTGCCGATACCGCTGCTGGCCGAGCTGGTGCGCACCGGCGCGAAGATCCGCGCACTGCGGCGCCCGGACCGCACCCCGGAGAAGCACTACCGGCCGTCACGCCGGCTGGCGCTGTGGGATCAGGCCCGGGATCTGACCTGCCGGTTCCCCGGCTGCGGGAAGCCCGCCGACCGCTGCGACATCGACCATGTTCGCCCGTACCCGCGCGGCCCCACCCATCCGGGCAACAACGCCTGCTACTGCCGCACCCACCACCTGGGCAAGACCTTCGGTGGCTGGAGCTCGGAGCTGGCCGCCGATGGGACGCTGACCTGGACCAGCCCGCACGGGGCCGGCTACACCACCGTGCCGCTGTCGGCGCTGCTGTTTCCCGGCTGGAACACCGAAACGCCGCTGCCCCCGGCGAAGAAGGCCCCGGGCAAGAAGGACGGCGCCGCAGGCAAGGAGGACGGCGCGCCGCCGGAGCACCGGGGATTGGCGATGCCGAAACGGCCTCGTACCCGCGAGCAGGATCAGCTGCGCGGCATCGAGGCCGAACGCGCCGCCAACCACATCGAGAACGCCGCATACGACGCCGAGATGGCCAAGGTTCTGGGTCCGCTCACTCCGAAACCCCGGCCCGAGCCCGAGCCCGAACCTGAGCCCGACGACGACGACGGCGAGCCGCCGCCGTTCTGA